One genomic segment of Suttonella sp. R2A3 includes these proteins:
- a CDS encoding autotransporter outer membrane beta-barrel domain-containing protein translates to MNHIYKTIWNEALGVWVAVSELSKQPHTRACSALSLGVLSALFSTQAVGGINCPPSNITGDNVAYYCTSGSGNSFIKNGITESQITLEANDSAISIDKTGNYFGGGGIALRYKGNEEASIKVDAQAFDAINTNGTYARGIYGHIEQNGDVNIVLGEKAGSINTAQQGSSAVGARVDGTGDTNITMNGGEIRTMGDGSAHGLDANTHDGNAQAVLNAGSITTNTSSYSAGVAASVRGKGTATATMNGGNIIVGTDSDIENHNSIGVAAIQTGSGAANATMTGGTITVNDTQGIGTHGVQAVIRNTDNSADATARMTGGEIYINNNNSRAVITRVEGQGNAIAEVREDTGSTNITVNAHDSNAIFARIANPEGPQTSSGNAYATLYGGTLDLTGDESHAIRSEVQSTDPNAEQIAQAKMENGQISTDGVGAHGVLARFRDPDDQGLNQQGTAIVSVNGGTITTQQSTSTGAYAFHPGSQGRTEATQTAGEITTNGEDSDGLVAKTSAYDASDSASITTQAKVIQSGGSITTSGNASEGIVAQTGEGYIVEDLAAFANAGVVEVTQSQGAAIKTSGNQANGITAQGGQDGTATITQAGSITTTGAGTYGLPISGVFAAAGKQVTVQQNDTGEIFSSGNQANGITAIATQGDITLDIQGNIRTTRNALETRTQVAKNEPKNTSIINISDSAELSGEQVLFNDGGHSITTVGAATLAGAFSLNDGNDQLTFNMTDLSNITEIDGGVDVDVSNEFDNLTLNDIYGEYSADRLKNWERININRSQLTLTGDNLIVGKGSAGDQVGGLFLSEGSHLAMRSDSSVSRITGDVYNQNATINLRQTSGGQFSELTIDGDYAGDDGSLLMNTQLGDDNSPTDKLIVSGNTSGKTKVTVTNSGGPGGQTVNGIKLIQIDGSSQADNFSLARPVQSGAYEYRLLREVSDGDFYLRSHYTNSSNAPEIYRPAIPGYVMAQLANQETLNALSGNRLHQRVGEQESLRWNTETSHDQQTWGRTHVNNITLEGKERFALEQNTQLIQFGWDMDINRDNQQRRQHSGIYAGYANSDAALFDRKRSLLGQATYSGDLDSDTLTLGGYHTRYNEQGDYLNIIGGVHYLRNRFQDRYGINATQQGLGVTASVEAGRPRAINNREHWYIEPQAQLSWQMTRYNKFNDAISRVGSSISQSLRPRLGVRIGYNNKPQKTNKRASNAYITANVLQELLHPTKVRVGQTNIREKLDHKTWIEIDAGGQIPLGNQSTLYGSAQYIHTLDNKSRQGLSGQVGLRYQW, encoded by the coding sequence ATGAATCATATTTATAAAACCATCTGGAATGAAGCATTAGGCGTTTGGGTTGCGGTAAGCGAATTAAGCAAACAACCGCACACCCGTGCCTGCTCAGCACTATCGCTCGGTGTGTTGAGTGCGCTGTTTTCAACCCAAGCTGTTGGCGGTATAAACTGCCCACCAAGTAATATCACTGGTGACAATGTTGCTTATTACTGCACCTCAGGTTCTGGTAATAGCTTCATTAAAAATGGCATTACTGAATCACAGATCACCCTCGAAGCCAATGATTCAGCGATCAGCATTGATAAAACGGGCAATTATTTTGGTGGCGGCGGTATTGCTCTACGCTATAAAGGCAATGAAGAAGCCAGTATCAAAGTGGATGCTCAAGCATTCGACGCAATAAATACCAATGGCACATATGCGCGTGGCATTTATGGACATATTGAACAAAATGGTGATGTCAACATTGTTCTAGGGGAAAAAGCCGGTAGCATAAATACCGCACAACAAGGCTCTTCTGCGGTTGGCGCTCGTGTTGATGGTACTGGCGACACAAACATTACCATGAATGGCGGTGAAATACGCACGATGGGAGATGGCAGCGCTCACGGCTTAGACGCCAATACCCATGATGGAAATGCTCAGGCAGTATTAAACGCCGGCAGTATCACCACCAACACCAGTAGCTACAGCGCCGGGGTTGCTGCTAGTGTCAGGGGCAAAGGAACAGCAACCGCGACTATGAATGGGGGCAACATCATCGTCGGCACAGACAGCGATATAGAAAACCACAATTCTATCGGTGTTGCTGCAATACAAACTGGATCAGGTGCAGCAAACGCCACAATGACTGGTGGAACCATCACCGTGAATGATACACAAGGTATCGGCACACACGGTGTACAAGCAGTTATCAGGAATACCGATAATAGCGCCGATGCGACCGCTCGTATGACTGGTGGTGAAATATATATTAACAATAACAATTCACGTGCTGTAATTACTCGTGTAGAGGGTCAAGGCAATGCCATTGCTGAAGTGCGCGAAGACACTGGTAGCACAAACATCACGGTAAATGCTCATGATAGCAATGCGATTTTTGCGCGTATTGCTAACCCAGAAGGCCCTCAAACCAGCTCAGGTAACGCTTACGCCACACTCTATGGCGGCACACTAGACCTTACTGGTGACGAAAGTCACGCTATTCGATCAGAAGTTCAAAGTACTGACCCTAATGCTGAGCAAATAGCTCAAGCTAAGATGGAAAATGGTCAGATTAGTACTGATGGCGTTGGTGCTCATGGCGTCTTGGCAAGATTCAGAGATCCAGATGATCAAGGATTAAACCAGCAAGGCACCGCTATCGTCTCTGTGAACGGCGGCACGATCACCACCCAACAAAGCACAAGCACAGGGGCTTATGCTTTCCACCCTGGCTCTCAAGGACGCACTGAAGCCACCCAAACTGCTGGCGAGATCACCACTAACGGTGAAGATAGCGATGGTTTAGTGGCTAAAACTTCAGCATATGACGCTAGTGATTCAGCCTCTATCACCACCCAAGCCAAAGTCATACAATCGGGTGGCAGTATTACCACTTCTGGCAATGCCTCTGAGGGGATCGTCGCACAAACAGGCGAAGGCTATATTGTTGAGGATTTAGCAGCATTTGCGAATGCTGGCGTGGTAGAAGTTACGCAAAGCCAAGGTGCAGCAATCAAGACCAGTGGTAATCAAGCCAATGGCATTACCGCTCAAGGCGGCCAAGATGGCACAGCCACAATCACTCAAGCAGGTAGTATCACAACCACTGGTGCAGGTACCTATGGGCTACCAATCAGTGGTGTTTTTGCCGCAGCAGGTAAACAAGTTACCGTGCAACAAAACGATACCGGTGAGATTTTCTCTAGCGGCAATCAAGCCAATGGCATTACCGCGATCGCAACCCAAGGTGATATTACGCTCGATATTCAGGGAAATATTCGCACGACACGTAACGCCCTTGAGACGCGCACGCAAGTTGCAAAAAATGAGCCAAAAAACACCTCAATAATTAACATTAGCGACAGTGCGGAGCTGAGTGGTGAGCAGGTTTTATTCAACGACGGTGGGCATTCGATAACGACCGTAGGCGCAGCTACATTAGCAGGTGCATTCAGCCTTAATGACGGCAATGATCAACTCACCTTCAATATGACCGATCTCAGCAACATCACTGAGATCGATGGCGGTGTGGATGTTGATGTCAGCAATGAATTTGACAACCTAACCTTGAATGATATCTATGGTGAGTACTCAGCGGATCGACTGAAAAACTGGGAACGCATTAATATCAATCGCAGTCAACTGACCTTAACTGGCGACAACCTTATCGTCGGCAAAGGCAGCGCTGGCGATCAAGTCGGGGGGTTATTCCTTAGCGAAGGCAGCCACTTAGCTATGCGCTCTGATAGTAGCGTCTCGCGCATTACCGGGGATGTGTACAACCAAAATGCTACCATCAATCTTCGCCAGACGAGCGGCGGTCAATTTAGCGAACTCACAATCGATGGTGATTATGCTGGCGATGATGGCAGCTTATTAATGAACACTCAGCTAGGTGATGATAATAGCCCAACCGATAAACTGATTGTCAGCGGTAATACTTCGGGCAAAACCAAGGTAACCGTCACCAATTCAGGAGGACCAGGTGGACAGACGGTTAATGGTATCAAACTCATCCAAATCGATGGCAGCTCACAAGCTGATAATTTTAGCCTGGCACGTCCTGTCCAATCAGGTGCTTATGAATATCGTTTACTCCGTGAAGTTAGTGATGGAGATTTTTATCTACGCAGTCATTACACCAATTCATCGAATGCTCCAGAAATTTATCGACCCGCTATACCAGGCTATGTGATGGCACAATTAGCCAACCAGGAAACGCTAAATGCCCTTTCAGGCAATCGTTTACATCAACGCGTGGGCGAACAAGAATCGTTACGTTGGAACACTGAAACCTCGCATGACCAACAAACCTGGGGACGCACGCATGTTAATAACATCACCCTCGAAGGTAAAGAGCGGTTCGCTTTAGAACAAAATACCCAACTCATCCAGTTTGGATGGGATATGGATATCAATCGCGACAACCAACAAAGGCGCCAACATAGCGGCATATATGCAGGCTACGCCAATAGCGATGCAGCCCTATTTGACCGCAAACGTTCATTACTTGGCCAGGCGACGTATTCCGGCGATCTAGATAGTGACACATTGACGCTTGGTGGCTACCATACCCGCTATAACGAACAAGGCGATTATCTGAACATCATCGGTGGCGTACATTACCTACGCAATCGCTTCCAAGATCGCTATGGCATCAATGCCACACAGCAAGGCTTAGGTGTTACGGCCTCGGTTGAGGCCGGCAGACCACGCGCCATTAACAACCGTGAGCATTGGTATATTGAGCCACAGGCGCAGCTCTCCTGGCAAATGACACGCTACAACAAGTTCAACGATGCCATCAGCCGTGTAGGTAGTAGCATAAGCCAGAGTTTGCGTCCACGCCTTGGTGTGCGTATTGGCTACAACAACAAACCACAAAAAACCAATAAACGCGCAAGTAATGCGTATATTACGGCCAATGTGTTGCAGGAACTGCTACATCCCACCAAGGTTCGCGTTGGTCAAACCAACATTCGTGAAAAGCTTGACCACAAGACCTGGATAGAAATCGATGCTGGCGGACAAATCCCTCTCGGTAACCAAAGTACGCTCTACGGTAGTGCGCAATACATACACACTTTAGACAATAAATCGCGCCAGGGTTTAAGTGGACAGGTTGGCTTACGCTATCAATGGTAG